A window from Balearica regulorum gibbericeps isolate bBalReg1 chromosome 1, bBalReg1.pri, whole genome shotgun sequence encodes these proteins:
- the LOC104638784 gene encoding uncharacterized protein LOC104638784, translating to MKSWIILLAIVVSTAETQNQDVCTQGYPGIPGNPGHNGIPGRDGRDGSKGDKGDTGEAGLPGSPGKDGANGEKGEQGVNGTVEEKGNKGDKGERGQPGKLGPKGIIGAVGYKGQKGELGLQGQKGLKGDIGPIGPKGTKGEIGHPGRVGFPGPIGLTGNPGPKGNTGELGPRGNPGVQGERGLKGDRGDKGNVGAPAVLPRSAFSVGLTTATKFPPPNRPIKFDKVLYNSLNDYNSVTGKFTCKYPGVYYFTYHITVYSRNVRVALVKNGIKMLHTVDRYQSGEDQASGAAILELQKGDEVWLQAHQGETFNGLFADADDDTTFSGFLLFSTSDTLEPLPSSTM from the exons ATGAAAAGCTGGATTATACTGCTGGCTATTGTAGtcagcacagcagaaacacaaaaccaagaTGTTTGCACCCAAGGCTACCCTGGCATCCCTGGCAATCCCGGGCACAATGGCATACCTGGCCGTGATGGACGTGACGGTTCAAAAGGCGACAAGGGAGATACAG GTGAAGCAGGACTTCCTGGCAGTCCAGGAAAAGATGGTGCAAATGGAGAGAAAGGTGAACAAG gAGTGAATGGGACTGTTGAAGAGAAGGGGAACAAAGGagataaaggagaaagaggacaACCTGGGAAACTAGGACCAAAAGGAATTATAGGGGCAGTGGGTTACAAAGGTCAGaagggagagctgggactgcaAGGACAAAAGGGTTTAAAAGGAGACATTGGGCCCATAGGTCCAAAAGGGACAAAGGGTGAAATTGGCCATCCTGGAAGAGTTGGTTTCCCAGGGCCAATTGGCCTGACTGGTAATCCAGGTCCTAAAGGTAATACTGGAGAACTGGGGCCACGGGGTAATCCAGGAGTTCAAGGGGAAAGGGGCTTGAAAGGAGACAGAGGAGATAAAGGGAATGTAGGTGCCCCAGCAGTCCTGCCAAGGAGTGCTTTCAGTGTCGGCCTTACAACCGCCACCAAATTTCCCCCCCCAAATCGCCCAATCAAGTTTGACAAGGTGCTGTATAATAGTTTAAATGACTACAACTCAGTTACTGGCAAATTCACCTGCAAATACCCTGGTGTTTACTATTTCACCTACCACATCACTGTCTACTCAAGGAACGTCCGAGTAGCTCTAGTTAAAAACGGCATCAAGATGCTGCACACAGTGGACAGGTACCAGAGTGGAGAGGACCAGGCCTCGGGAGCCGCCATCCTTGAGCTACAAAAAGGAGATGAGGTGTGGCTGCAGGCTCACCAAGGAGAGACTTTCAATGGGCTGTTTGCAGACGCTGATGATGATACCACCTTCTCTGGGTTCCTCCTGTTCAGCACCTCTGACACGCTGGAGCCGCTGCCGTCATCCACAATGTAA